In Hyla sarda isolate aHylSar1 chromosome 9, aHylSar1.hap1, whole genome shotgun sequence, the following proteins share a genomic window:
- the LOC130291196 gene encoding cytochrome c oxidase subunit 7B, mitochondrial, producing MTSRQRRGHDRISCTAILFSFIPSRVQQRDRGMFPLARSALSLAARGVQRSVSRQTHHRAAPDFHDKYGSIILASGAVFCVSIWGYVITQTGICWNLSPVGKVVPKEWKDQ from the exons ATGACGTCACGACAGAGGCGTGGCCACGACAGGATATCCTGTACAGCCATTTTGTTTTCCTTCATTCCTTCAAGGGTACAGCAGAGAGATAGAGGCATGTTTCCTTTGGCGAGGTCCGCGCTGTCTCTGGCCG CACGTGGCGTGCAGAGATCAGTCTCCAGGCAGACACATCACAGAGCAGCTCCGGACTTTCATGACAAGTATGGAAGCATCATCCTAGCATCTGGTGCAGTGTTCTGCGTTTCTATCTGGGGATAT GTGATAACACAAACCGGAATTTGCTGGAACCTGTCTCCAGTTGGCAAAGTTGTCCCAAAGGAATGGAAGGACCAATAG